The Anopheles coluzzii chromosome 2, AcolN3, whole genome shotgun sequence genome window below encodes:
- the LOC120951885 gene encoding zinc metalloproteinase-disintegrin-like berythractivase, producing MATASRAIGRLALVRSLAIASLLLLLVAIPLEGLKNHQSHHHHLRHDDGIDGNVLPHKASSAGEGVANPIYPLLVPSQQQDTATLTYNHGGKVTIVPLIQSHSRPAAGTDCQYYREATRAHTRHNDDRTSTELVSCDGRIRGTVRLPEGTFRIEYNATAGVHFLTRLKDPQRRPLVGRQRTKRNHLSTIKGPYQANAHSSYVELLLVADNSLFRKLDQDMWQVYHYCASLVNHINMLYNPLNIYIALTDVVVWKDTDRINVSTRAEETLNSFLAYRSSVLLHDHPHDHAQLLTTIEFKDNVIGKAKVGGMCSDRSSGAIVRVHTDDVGVQASTLAHEMGHSFTMEHDEDGDCACPDRKCIMTRTVTGLTLQHWSNCSLQQLSTALGRGLHHCLSNRPSHLAFESCGNGFVESGEECDCGLEEACENRCCDARTCRLREGAQCATGECCDLETCQLREPAAPCRGQRGECDLPEYCTGRSEYCPPDVHRRDTEPCAGGEAHCMAGRCRTRTDQCRALWGPSGHAASEACYEANAKGIKYGNCGYEGRPAESFRKCAPADVQCGLLFCHHHKADEELELGEYNGDSRYSVQKGNETMRHVLCRSAYVDLGEGQGRHPAFVPDGSPCGEGRMCYRQRCESVERLNAWGIGGKVCAHGCFGRGVCNSEGHCHCQQGYDPPYCEHQGVGGSLDSGPASTETALWRDLLTFAVLTLLGCTVLLLLVAVCIRSFRNGGFAPSHWGRGHWGRPCRVRGTSMREPIKTATPIASRDISLPKYHSSTRDISDDQQYRPIGGGTSWEQLGTGSGVRVLAVPRSQQDGREPPLTIEYRIVPTIQRHAPLPPVPVHRQRPF from the exons ATGGCCACCGCAAGTAGGGCAATAGGAAGGCTAGCCTTAGTTCGATCGTTAGCGATAGCGTCACTGCTCTTACTGTTAGTGGCAATACCATTGGAAGgattaaaaaatcatcaatcacatcatcatcaccttcGACACGATGATGGCATCGATGGAAATGTACTACCGCACAAGG CTAGCAGCGCCGGCGAAGGAGTCGCTAATCCAATCTATCCTCTGCTGGTACCGTCCCAGCAGCAGGACACTGCCACACTGACCTACAACCACGGTGGCAAGGTCACCATTGTGCCACTGATCCAGAGTCACAGTCGGCCGGCAGCCGGCACCGACTGTCAGTATTATCGGGAGGCAACGCGAGCCCACACCCGACACAACGACGATCGAACGAGCACCGAACTTGTAAGCTGTGATGGCCGGATCCGGGGGACGGTACGCCTACCGGAAGGAACGTTCCGTATCGAGTACAATGCCACCGCTGGGGTTCATTTTCTAACAAG ACTGAAAGATCCGCAACGCCGACCGCTGGTTGGACGGCAGCGTACCAAACGGAATCATCTCAGCACGATCAAGGGTCCGTATCAGGCAAACGCTCACTCAAGCTACgttgagctgctgctggttgccgACAATTCGCTGTTCCGAAAGCTGGACCAGGACATGTGGCAGGTGTATCATTACTGTGCCAGTCTCGTTAACCATATCAATATG CTCTACAATCCTCTTAACATCTACATCGCTCTCACAGACGTCGTGGTGTGGAAGGATACGGACCGCATCAACGTGTCGACGCGTGCAGAAGAAACTCTGAACAGCTTTCTGGCTTACCGGTCCAGCGTACTGTTGCACGATCATCCACACGATCATGCCCAGCTGCTGACGACGATCGAGTTTAAGGACAATGTAATCGGCAAGGCCAAAGTGGGCGGCATGTGCTCGGACCGCAGCTCAGGTGCAATCGTGCGCGTGCACACGGACGATGTGGGCGTACAGGCGAGCACGCTGGCCCACGAGATGGGCCACAGCTTCACGATGGAGCACGACGAGGACGGCGACTGTGCCTGTCCGGATCGGAAGTGCATCATGACGCGGACGGTGACGGGCCTTACGCTGCAGCACTGGAGTAACTGTAGCCTGCAGCAGCTTTCGACAGCGCTCGGCCGTGGGCTGCATCACTGCCTATCGAACCGCCCGTCCCACCTGGCGTTCGAGAGCTGCGGCAATGGGTTCGTGGAGTCGGGCGAGGAGTGCGACTGTGGGCTGGAGGAGGCCTGCGAGAATCGGTGCTGCGACGCACGGACGTGCCGGTTGCGCGAAGGTGCCCAGTGTGCGACGGGCGAGTGCTGTGATCTGGAGACGTGCCAGTTGCGCGAACCGGCCGCACCGTGCCGGGGGCAGCGAGGCGAATGTGATCTGCCCGAGTACTGTACCGGGCGGTCGGAGTACTGCCCGCCGGATGTGCATCGGCGCGATACGGAACCGTGTGCCGGCGGGGAGGCACACTGTATGGCGGGCCGGTGTCGGACGCGAACGGACCAGTGCAGGGCGCTCTGGGGACCCTCGGGACATGCGGCCAGCGAAGCGTGCTACGAGGCGAATGCGAAGGGCATCAAGTACGGTAACTGCGGGTACGAGGGCCGGCCGGCCGAGAGCTTCCGCAAGTGTGCGCCGGCGGATGTGCAGTGTGGGCTGCTGTTCTGCCACCATCACAAAGCGGACGAGGAGCTCGAGCTGGGCGAATACAATGGTGACTCGCGGTACAGTGTGCAGAAGGGCAATGAGACGATGCGGCACGTGCTGTGCCGTTCGGCGTACGTCGATCTGGGCGAGGGACAGGGCCGCCATCCGGCCTTTGTACCGGACGGGTCACCGTGCGGCGAGGGGCGGATGTGTTACAGACAGCGGTGTGAAAGTGTCGAACGATTGAACGCGTGGGGCATCGGAGGTAAAGTGTGTGCGCACGGCTGCTTTGGACGAGGGGTGTGCAACAGTGAAGGACATTGCCACTGCCAACAAGGATACGATCCGCCGTACTGTGAGCATCAGGGCGTTGGAGGATCGCTTGACAGTGGACCAGCCTCTACCGAGACGGCGCTTTGGCGTGACTTGCTAACGTTTGCGGTGCTCACGCTGCTGGGCTGCACGGTGTTGCTTTTGCTAGTGGCCGTCTGCATTCGAAGCTTTCGCAACGGTGGCTTCGCTCCGTCACACTGGGGACGGGGGCACTGGGGCCGTCCGTGCAGAGTGCGTGGTACTAGTATGCGGGAACCGATCAAAACGGCTACCCCAATTGCGTCTCGCGATATATCCCTACCCAAGTACCACTCGTCCACCCGAGACATTAGCGACGATCAGCAGTACCGACCGATCGGTGGAGGAACTTCTTGGGAGCAGCTGGGAACAGGATCGGGCGTACGCGTGCTAGCGGTGCCTCGATCCCAGCAAGATGGCCGTGAGCCACCACTAACGATCGAGTACCGGATCGTTCCGACCATTCAGCGGCATGCACCACTTCCACCAGTCCCTGTCCATCGACAGCGACCGTTTTAG